In the Streptomyces fradiae ATCC 10745 = DSM 40063 genome, one interval contains:
- a CDS encoding GNAT family N-acetyltransferase, with amino-acid sequence MTVEDEPFLRTDRLELRRFTVWDEPLVVGLDADPEVMRYLTGGRPTPPEEVRERVLPRLMRPYACLGGLPGFWAAREGGVFLGWFELRPVREDSADTLELGYRLRRAAWGAGYATEGARALVERAFTVLGAERVTAETMAVNTGSRRVMEKSGLGYVRTYFGEWPERIEGSEHGEVAYALTRAEWERRRGGAG; translated from the coding sequence GTGACTGTCGAGGACGAGCCCTTTCTGCGCACCGACCGGCTGGAGCTGCGGCGCTTCACCGTGTGGGACGAGCCGCTGGTCGTCGGGCTGGACGCCGACCCCGAGGTGATGCGGTACCTCACCGGTGGGCGGCCGACGCCGCCGGAGGAGGTGCGGGAGCGGGTGCTGCCCCGGCTCATGCGGCCCTACGCGTGCCTCGGCGGGCTGCCGGGGTTCTGGGCCGCGCGGGAGGGCGGCGTGTTCCTCGGGTGGTTCGAGCTGCGGCCGGTCCGCGAGGACAGCGCGGACACCCTGGAGCTGGGGTACCGGCTGCGGCGCGCGGCCTGGGGCGCCGGATACGCCACGGAGGGGGCGCGGGCGCTCGTCGAGCGGGCCTTCACGGTGCTGGGCGCCGAGCGGGTCACCGCCGAGACCATGGCGGTCAACACCGGGTCCCGGCGCGTCATGGAGAAGAGCGGGCTCGGGTACGTACGGACGTACTTCGGGGAGTGGCCCGAGCGGATCGAGGGCTCCGAGCACGGGGAGGTCGCGTACGCGCTGACCCGCGCCGAGTGGGAGCGGCGCCGCGGCGGAGCGGGGTAG
- a CDS encoding TlpA family protein disulfide reductase: protein MTADSVTALVRRRPARRLRARVLVPAACLLLIPGCTTGSPGRGTPPTAGFTAGDDGVDRVEKARRVAAPRLTGESLQGERIDLGDYRGKVVALNVWGSWCDPCRAEAPHFAKAAKELKGEGVEFVGINTRNRDKTQPVKFEEDYGVTYPSIYDPYGELLLRFPKGSLNPQIIPSTLVIDRDGRIAARAMKALNEEQLRDMLEPVLRER from the coding sequence ATGACTGCCGACAGCGTGACCGCCCTTGTCCGGCGGCGGCCGGCGCGGCGCCTTCGGGCGCGCGTCCTGGTGCCTGCCGCCTGCCTCCTCCTCATACCGGGCTGCACCACGGGGTCTCCCGGCCGGGGAACCCCGCCGACCGCCGGGTTCACGGCCGGTGACGACGGTGTCGACCGGGTCGAGAAGGCCCGCCGAGTGGCGGCGCCCCGGCTCACCGGGGAGAGCCTTCAGGGCGAGAGGATCGATCTGGGCGACTACCGGGGCAAGGTCGTCGCGCTCAACGTGTGGGGGTCGTGGTGCGACCCCTGCCGGGCGGAGGCGCCCCATTTCGCCAAGGCCGCGAAAGAACTCAAAGGTGAGGGCGTGGAGTTCGTGGGGATCAACACCCGCAACCGCGACAAGACCCAGCCGGTGAAGTTCGAGGAGGACTACGGGGTCACGTACCCCAGCATCTACGACCCCTACGGGGAGCTGCTGCTGCGGTTCCCGAAGGGCAGCCTGAACCCGCAGATCATCCCGTCCACCCTCGTGATCGACCGGGACGGTCGCATCGCGGCGCGGGCCATGAAGGCGCTGAACGAGGAGCAGCTGCGGGACATGCTCGAGCCGGTGCTGCGGGAGCGGTAG